GTTCTTCTCTATCCATGTCTCCGAATCGAAATAGCTTTTTGATGTTTATCTTAAATCTTCGGATAAATATTACAGTACTTAGTGAACTACACGTACATGTCATTGCATGATGAAGTGTCACGTCATTCCTAGACTCATAAAAGAGGGAAGTGTGACACTGAACTGACTGAAGTGTGTGGGCTTCGTCGTCTCTATTCATGTCGTTTGGGTTCTCTCCAAATTCTAATAGATGTTTTATGTGTATCTTTGGTTGGTATTACAGAAGCACAATACGCGCACAAGTTGAAGCGTCCTATCATTCCTCTGCTCATGGAAGAAGGACTTGTGATTTATGAAGTGTTTGGGCCCCGTCGTCTCTATTCATGTCGTTCGGGTTCTCTCCTCCAAATTATAATAGATGTTGTATGCTTTATCTCTGGTTGGTATTACAGAAGCATAATATGCACACAACTTGAAGCATCCTATCATCCCTCTGCTCATGGAAGAAGGACTTGTGATTTATGAAGTGTGTGGGCCCCGTCGTCTCTATTCCTGTCATTTGGGTTCTCTCCTCCAAATTATAATAGATGTTGTATGCATTATCTTTGGTTACAAAAGCACAATATGCGCACAAGTTGAAGCGTCCTATCATCCCTCTGCTCATGGAAGAGGGACTTGTGACTTATGAAGTGTGTAGGCTCCGTCGTCTCTATTCGTGTCGTTTGGGTTCTCTCCAAATTCTAATAGATGTTTTATGCATTATC
Above is a window of Amphiura filiformis chromosome 20, Afil_fr2py, whole genome shotgun sequence DNA encoding:
- the LOC140142637 gene encoding uncharacterized protein isoform X1: MSGHVMISYQWDSQERAVYIRDKLREHGYKVWFDLDDMKGDIVDAMADAVQNSAVVLMCMSERYKESSNCRSEAQYAHKLKRPIIPLLMEEGLVIYEVFGPRRLYSCRSGSLLQIIIDVVCFISGWYYRSIICTQLEASYHPSAHGRRTCDL